A region of the Numenius arquata chromosome 2, bNumArq3.hap1.1, whole genome shotgun sequence genome:
AACAactgatggggggaaaaaaaagcccaaccaaaaaCTGTGATGGAAATTTATAAAATAGTTACTACATTTTACCAAATAAAGCTCATGATTTAGTTACATAGTTATAGATTTTAATACAGCATTATGGCAGGAACAGGCAATAAAAGGCATTCTGTCCTGTGAATATGCAGCAAATGATTTAAGAATTGATTACAGGAGATACAGTAGCTTTAGTCTTCCAAGTGCATGCATTTTATTTGGCTTTAACTTCATACTCAGTTAAGTTCTCTTGAGGATTAACtgttaaaatttgttttccttgttagATGTTATTTATCCATTAACAAGGTTAGCCATAAAGATAAGTCACTACAAGGAGAGGTAGACTTGATCTGAAAGGGAAACATAGTATGAAGCACTCCAGTTTTCCCAACAGGCCAGAGGTTTCTAGTTCTTCTCACCAAAGCACTCGTGATTTACCAGGACTGAAAATAAGGGACACCTTTCTTCATTATCTTTTCCCTCGCCAGGATGCACATAATTGATGAGAAAGAAGGATAGATGTAGAATGGAGAAATGGAAGTGCAATATATAACGGAGTGGCAGTAATGCATCTCCCACTGTCCTGatcttgctttgtcttttttgCATCAGTGATATTCCTTAGCTCCCTTCAAACCTATTCTACAATAAAAGGCTTCCTCAGTCCTTCCTACTGAAGTATAACCGATTTACAGTATCTCTTGTGCTAGGAACTGCCAGAGTAAAACAATGGATTGATCATGTTTCGTGGATTTTTACTTGCACAACTATTCCCCAAAGTTATAGTGGACCACTGAATCAACGTTGATTCATAAAGGAGATTTCTACTGAATCACAACAACCAGGACCTAACTTCCTTAAAGATCAACTCAGAGATAACCTGACTAATTTGTGACAAAATGGAGGAAACACACTTTTCCAACATTTTCAGGGCATCAGGAGGAAATAACCAGTGAAAAAGCTTTAAATTGTATAATTACgaattgcttttcatttaaatgctCCATGTCATAGGATACTGGCAGCACTACCAGCGAAATTtcataaaatgtaacaaaatagACTGTTGGGATTGTTGAATATTCCTGGCTAAAACTTTCTATCTAgacacagtttttcttttaatcattaCATGAGGTCTGAACTAGCCAACGTATAAGTACATTCAGACTTTTATCAGTGTGTCCATTACTGTGATCTTGCTGTTTGACTGATTTTACTAGGGGAAGTCTTAGGTATTTCCTCATCATGTGTAAAAAGCATTTAAGAGAACTTaaccattaatatttttttcttgatttttttccaacataAAGGAACGATAATCCACATTCATACAATAACTTTCACATATTCTGTACATGACTTTTGTTTGGAAGACGTTATGAtctgagcattttttaaaagaaattaaatctgcaTTTGAGGCAGTTATCACTCACTGTAATTACTAAAAGAAGCactaatattttcaaaagattaatttttaaaagaacacatAATTCTTAAGAGCAATCTATTTTTGAAATTCACAGGTCTTTCCATCGAAAGGTGCTAACATGAACAAGTGTTTTATAAGCCCTTTATGAAGAAAGGCCACTTGCTTACAGAACTTTCATTGTtattcatgaaaaaagaaaaacaaggtctGATTTTATGTGAATAACTATTTCCTTAAGTAATTAATTTATGTTCATTTAAATTTGCTGTGGCTGGAATTATGATGTTACATCAACTGACCGTtactgttttctccattttttagtGTAAAACTTaagtgaatgaatgaatgaataaaattgaactaataaaaaataaataaaactttagtGTATGGAACTTTTACAAAAGTTATAGAGTCTATTAGTAAAATTACAGCAGTTACAGAATAATATTGTCTTTCTAACAGGCTACTGTCTTAATAATAACAATAGATTTTAGAACTGGTAAAAAATTATGCAGATGTGTTAGGGAAGCAAAATTTTAGGTTTGAAATTACAGATTTTTACTTGCAAATCATTATGTTACTACAGACACTACCTTGTTAGGATCCTCGCAGTAGCAAAAAAAAGCTCTGGTTGTATGTTATATTTTCAAATCCCCAATCTCACGTCAGTTTGGTTTCAGACCTGTTGGTATGAGAAGGCATTGGTGATTGGCTTTTTCTTGGCTCAAACTGTTAGTGGAAAAAGATAAAcacaggaaagagggaaagattaGCTCCCATTCCCTCCTGTATTAAACAAGTGAGCACAGTCTGAATTCTTAAGAAAAGGGTTATTTTCAAATGGGAGATTTGAGACTACACGCACAACAGTTATTAAATAACTATATAACATGCACAACAGTTATTAAATAACTAATTTAATCTTCTGTTTCTGCCTTCCATTGGTTTCAAGTTGAGATATTCTCAAGTCTCATTCACTGCACTGGGACTTGAAAATATTCAGGAACACACTGAAATCACCTTCCaggattccttttcttttttcttatttgtatttgtCAAGAAGGTGATCTTGCCTATTTCTCTGGTTACCTTGACATTCTTGCTGCAACACGTTTATGTGCagttacatttaaaacaaaagaaaaaaaatcagtaatgcaGAGCATGGTGGTAAATAGGAGGACCCAAGCTTATTACTTTGTGTAcacaatgatgaaaaataaaatgccatcTATATTTAGTGGCAGTACCTATAAAGTTCTGAATATAGTTCTAGGTAAGCACCTGTTTGGGATGCAAATCAGATAGACTGGTTTAGGTCGGTTCCTGAAGAGCCAATTTGCATGAATTATCCAATGCAAAAGCTCATTTCTGCCTACTCCATCTTCACTTCCATTTTAGTTTTCCAATCTGGTTCTATACATTGCTGTTCATAACTAGCCAGTGCACTGATCCACAGACCTTTGCATTCCCAAGTGGATCAAGCCTCATagacttaaaacaaacaaaaaaattaataaaatccaccaaagtccaaccaacaacaacaacaaaaaagagttcTAGATAATGTTACACATTGGCATTGGTGGCATAGGTAGCAGTAGCAATCTATAATTCAAAGAAAATGATCAGTGAGTAAATTCTTAGCAATGATCAGTTTAAAATCCTCACTAGATCCTCAGGTCAATTGCTGAAATCTGGTGCTACATGCGTAGGATAAGAATAGCATGGCTTTCTGTTTGTCATTTGTGAAGCTCCGAGTGTCAGTTTGGTAATATCTGTGAACAACCCAAACATCCACTAAGGCTTTTGCACAGAACATAAATACTGTACTTTGTTTCTTTTGACAGGATAATTGAAGCTATCTGCATAGGCTGGTTCACTGCAGAGTGCATTGTGAGGTTCATCGTCTCCAAAAACAAGTGTGAGTTTGTCAGAAGACCTCTCAACATTATTGATTTACTGGCAATTACTCCTTACTACATCTCTGTTCTAATGACAGTTTTCACAGGGGAAAATTCACAGCTTCAGAGGGCCGGAGTCACCTTGAGGGTCTTAAGAATGATGAGGATTTTTTGGGTGATTAAACTGGCTCGTCATTTCATTGGCCTTCAAACACTTGGTCTGACTCTGAAGCGTTGTTACCGAGAGATGGTGATGCTACTTGTCTTTATCTGTGTTGCTATGGCAATTTTCAGTGCACTTTCCCAGCTTCTTGAAAATGGGCTGGACTTGGGAACAAAGAATAAGGATTATGCCAGCATTCCTGCTGCTTGTTGGTGGGTGATCATCTCGATGACCACGGTTGGTTATGGTGACATGTGTCCCATCACTGTACCAGGAAGGATTCTTGGAGGAATTTGTGTGGTTAGTGGCATCGTTTTACTAGCCTTGCCGATCACTTTCATTTATCACAGCTTTGTGCAATGCTACCATGAGCTCAAGTTCCGATCCGCTAGGTACAGTAGAAGCCTCTCTGCTGAATTCTTAAATTGACCAAACTTGCATTCTGTTGTAGTTACTTGCTAAGCTTTGTCTTAGAAGAGAATGGTGGAAGGTCCCTTCTCGTGTCCTCCTTGACTGGATGGTCCTATGGAACAACATTCTcgccagcctggagaaagcccgtCACCATTCAGACAGGAAGgatggccatctgccttgggcacCTTGCAGGGAGTTTTAAATTTGAGAGAACAAAATTAACAAAAGAGGATTCAGAAGTCCTCAGTCAGACTAGTTTGGTCTTCAGTTTGCCTTTCCacacaaaagcagaacaaaacatggGCTTAACACTGAGATCTGTCATTCCCATAATTACATCCTATACCAGTCTAAGCAACGTGTAGCAGAAGTTTTTCAAACATTTCAATATCTAAATGCTCCATAGAGTCATTGACAACTTCTTGCCTGAAGTATCTCCACTTTTAACTCAGATAAGCAAACTAGATACTGAAGGAGAATCGCTGCTACTTTTGAGGTTCGCAACAGAGTAGAGCTGTTCTGTAACTCAGGAAAGATGAAGAATATAGGTCTGTAGGGCAAAAAATCTTGAGGCCCAATTCTGATCTTTGATGAAGCACAATCTTCTGTAAAACCAGTGAAGTTAGTGGCGTTGCTCTGAATTTCATAATTCAAAGAAGTGCAAGAAGTGCACCTTTGAATGTTGTAGCAAGAACTTCCTTAGCCACAATTAATTTAAATGGAACCAAATCGTTAGTAGAAGCAAGTGTTGTACTTTATAAAGATCAGCATAAAAAATTGGgcattgataaatatattttctggtaCTTGGTGAGGGAGCTATCCAGATTTTATGTACATTCAGTTCCACTCCATCCACCTGAAGTTACAGACTCGTAAGCATagatgttttttccccccttttaattAAACATATACATCATAGTGAAAGTTCTCCAAGACAAATTATAAGATTCCATCATTTGAAGCAGTCTGGAGAAAGCACTGGAAAACAAGAGTAGCTGCTTCCTGTCAGATAAGACTTTTCATCATCTTTAAATTCTGCAATCCTTACTGAAGGATACGCTTTACTGTaatggaagttttaaaaataattgtaaaaagcGCAGAGCATaccaaagaaagtaaaatatagAAGTGTGAGTTGCACTCAGCAAAATGGTGTATTCTCCAATGTAACTAGAAAATTAAAGTGAATCAGGTTAGGTTCTGAAATATTGTTCACTACATTTCTTGTGTAGTACTGCTTAATAGAATCATTCAGTATAActctgaaaggctgctatatAGAAATGTGCAGTTAGATACTAAAACACATTACAGTACAGCTTTACAAATTTGGGTACCAATAAACATCAACAGGGAGCTTTGTTATTAACATGGAAGTTCAGAGTCGTCAGCATAGTTGAATTTGGTGCGCTTGcctgaaaatactgcatttacTATTACTGTGCTGTAGAAGCatcttttatatacatatttgttAAAAGCTTTAGAAGTAAAATGACCACCACCTAGAAAACACATCTCTGGAATTGCTCACTCAAAGAAAAGTACCACATTGGTCAGTAACCAGTACATTGAAGGCTCCACTCTGAGACCTGAAAAATTCATTATCATTTTAAGTGGTCTTAGTGTTTAGTAGTCTTAAAGAATTACATTGCAAACAAAAGTTTTCTGGAGACCTGAAAAGAATTTTAGTAGCCTTCTTACAGACGAGCAGTAGTTTTTCAAGGTTACATTATTAAATAACGTTACAGCCATACCTCTGTTTCTTGCCACTGACGCGTTCTGGTGTTCAGGTTAGCTCTGTAGTTCCTGTACTCCTATATTTATGCCTTTTATATCAGAATCATGTCGTTAGAAACCAGCTCCAGCATTCCACAGAGAGGTGAATATGAGATAAGCAAAAATTTCTTTCTTGGGTGAGATTCACAGCTGATGTTAGTTAGGCAAGTTGTGACTTCAGAGACACATAGATGTTTTACACCAGCGGAGATGCTGGCTCTGTATTCCTGCATGTGTACCTATATATATCCtgcatatattatatattatagtcagtcaaaatgtttttttttttctctccttacaaAAAATTTCCTCCTTGACAAAATTGAAATTTCAGACTTAAAGCCAAACACAGCTGttgaagaaaatgacattttcatcttctaatgaaaagtttattttgaCAGTATCAAAATCATTTTCAAGgagaaaatagctatttttttgtattctgctccattttttttctccattaaaaataggtaaaaaaaaacccacataagaAGTTAGCCCTACAGATTTTCATATGCTGTTTTTATTGCTTGGGAAAAATAGTGTTTTTCATAAAACGCCTTAAAACTTACTTTGTCTTTTGTCCGTATATTGTATTTAACCAAACCAATACTCTGAGATACAACCCTCCTCCCACAAAACGCCCAAACCATCATCACGATGACAATAGTTTGAAATCCATACAGAATGTGAATATACTTTAAAGTATGTTGCAATCTTAATTTCAAGACTAAAATGCACTTCAGCACTACCCATAAATCTAATCTTTAGATGCCcgtacaaaggaaaaaatataaattactaCACATAATAACTTGTGAATACCAATTTGCAACATGAATCATTTTGTATAAGCAATTAAGGACAGGAAGTTTTCAAAGATCCAGGCTATACGTGGTatacaaacaaaatgtttttatacaACTTTATAAAGTGATTTCCAGCTAAAGAATCCTTTCCCAGTGTAAAAGTATTACCTAATGAAAATAATCTTGTAAAGGAGTAAGTCTGTGGAGATTatattaagtcttttttttttaacagcttatgttcactttttataTGGCAAAATGTGAACAGAATGACCTAATGTATTTTTTGAGttacaataaaatattattttgaaactgCTCTCTATATAAGCCCACTAAGGAGAGATACtggagtggttttatttttttgctttttttattgttgtatGGTTATCAGTGTGTAGACTTTAGTTTCCTTAGAAACCAAGTTGAAGTAACGTGATCTCAACAGTAGCCTTAAAACAGAATTTTATAGTAAGTAAATAGGGTTCCTGACTTCTAGTAATATATGTCATCTTATTTTCAACAGACCAGTGGTTTtttagtgaaaattaaaaaaacctgaattgtATGTGTAATCAAAAATAAGCATACTTTTAAACAGATGAAACTGTTTTACTAAAAGTTTACGTGAGACCACGTTTTATGCAGACATGGGGTACAGCGCTCTATTTCGAAACTCAGCATTTCAGAGCCAAGTGAAGGCAAGCTGGCTCATTTCTAGTCATTGCCAGTTTGAACCCTGTACAATAAAATACTTCATGGGCAGTACCTTTTCAATATCTTGAAACATTCACAGTTGGAACAAATTAGATGAAATACAAATATAATAAAACGGGGGATAAATGAAGACAGCTTATATAATTGTGATCTAGCCTTTCTGTTCATCTTAAACTAAAGCCAGTGCCAATGAGTTTTGAACCGCCATTGTACATTTTGATGACAACAGAGGTTAATCATACATTATATAACAGGTTCAGTCCTTAGGACTGACCTGTTGGGAACTATATATTGGCTGCAATCCTTCAGGGTACTGCGTGCCACTTAAAAGCATTTGATCATTAATAAAATCACTGGAATGGAGAGCTGTCTGCTTTTCCTGCTACAGTTCTACATGAAGCACCATCCCAAAAATCACAGAGGCTGGAGGATTATTTCCCTTGATGTAAGACTTGGAAATTATATTGTCTTGATGAATATccaccaaataaaaaacaaagattAATTTGATTGATGATTATAAACAATTTTATCAGCACAGGGATGAGCCATTTAAGTAAGTGATATTCATTCTTACTGTACAATGGCTTATCTTGGTGTACGTAGCAGCAAGTTTGAGGAAGATGAAAACCCTGTTCACGCAAGCTTCATATCTTGATACCCatgtatttaaaggaaaaggtaCTGAGTTTTCATATTGTGTATGCAGTTTGTGCCTGTAAAGAAATCGGTCTTCAGCTTTTGGAGtgttcaaccctcatgtttccaaaataaaactgaagtcctTATGGGTTCAAAACACTTGTCTTTTCCCCTCCGGGTAACAACTACAAAAATCTTACCAGATCTGAACGTCTGCCAGGAAGTGGTCGTATGCACGCACCAGCCAGCTAAATTCAGCAGCCAAACCAGCCAGTTTCCTGGGAACCAGCACAACGAACAAAGTCTGCTGTGCTCTGAATTTTCTCCCACCTAAGAGGTTCAGGATAAAACTACTGATTAAAGTTTGATCATTTGAAGTACCTTGAAAATTTTAGAATTATCCTTTCAAATGAGCTTCTAAGGAGACATTTGctggaaaattaaataaactatGCATAGCAAAAAAAGATTATATCgctttataaaaaatattcactATGAGCTTAGAAAAGGAAATTGATTCTCATTTGCTGGTATTTGTTTGTAAAAGCAAATGTGCAGGTCAGTATACCTGATGCTAGTTAAGCTTCTAAAATAGATCCCTGTTTAAAATAAGTAGACTTAGTAAGAAAGGTCTTCCAGCTTTGCTAGAGCTGTAACAGTTTACACAAGCTGAAGAGCTGCCCCAGCCCATATGGAATAAAGAACAAAACGCTGGTTTCATAGTGAAAAACTAACATGATGTATGGCAACACAAAGCAGGGAGTATCTTTTGCAGATGACAGATCAAGAATGCTGCACAGTGAGCCACCAAGACTGACAATCCGCTTGACAAGGAATTTTAAGAGCCACAGAAGAAGAAGAATATAAATCCTTGGTCAAATGAATAAAATGTGAATGTTTGCAACTACACATTTTAGACTCCTTTATTCTTTACAAAcgcaaatatttataattttatagAATGTTAATTTTATATATTGTTTGCTTAtctgtaaagaaaaatgtataatataatttgaaaaggtaataaatgtggttttttgaTGTGAATACAGAATTAGATGCATAAAATCATGTAATAAAATTTGCTGGTCTTGTTGCTATATTTCATGGACTAGTGGTAAAAACacaaatgtttataaaatgtgttctttttaacAAATGAATTCTGTGGCTATTCATATTGGTATTGTACCTAGgcaaaaacttttttcctttaacaatTTTTGGCTACTAAGTAGTCTGCCATTTAGAACCTAGGAGTTTTACTCAATAGAAAATTTGAATATTTGATCTAGAAGTTAGTCTGAgacaaaaaataaagttaaaccTACACAGAGTTATTCTTCAGCAACTGAGTATCTATTATAATTATGGACAACAGAactgtcaaaacaaaatgaaaaagcagccATGTAACACATGTTATTCCTCAGGGATTATTTATAAGAACAAATCTGGAAAAATGGACTGAATTTGGCTTCAAGTTCActgaaatttatttatatttaaaaaacccacccaaatcacCAACATGGTGATCATTCTGGAGTTTCAAAACAACCATAAGTTTCACCAGTGGAATGCTTGCATTATTGTGAAGGGATCCGAGACGCTCTGGTGATTCTTTAAATGTAGCCATTTCAAAAGTACTTCCAAAAATAATCACAactaatgttcttttaaaaaaagtttgaataTTTTAAGAGATCACTGAATTATGAACTGTTCTGGCACCAGCCCACTGCATTATTATGAAAATGAACAGACTTCGTTTAGAAATCTTGAGCGTTTTTActtctcatattttatttattagttttaaaaGTTTTACATAAAATCAATCAGTGAAGAAATTAAGCAGATGTCCACATAGTCATATATTTTAGAAGTGTTTTTCTCAAAGAACTCCTAAAGTATTTTGGAGGCAGAAGAGTTCTTAAATGCTTTAACTCTGTTATTATTTTACAGATATGCTCAACACTTGAACCTCCTAGCAATCTGAGGTGAAAATGTACATATATAGAACTCCCCAAAATAAGATTGATTCTTGCTGTTTGGGGAACATTTTATACAGTTGTTTGCCgtaagaatttttaaaacaaaacagtaaagagGTTCATTAAAATCTAGGAAAGCTAGAAGTTCAAAATTGGAATTCTTTCCCTTGTACCCCGGAAATCCTCCACGTCAgcctttatatttcttttcactgCTCTTTTACCAGTATTGAAATAGCAACTAGGAACTACAGCGAGGACCAGGCTTCTGTTCTACTAAATGCTCTGCAGCCATGGATCAAAATTACAACGCTGCTCCTAAAACCCATATAATCCAAGACTGAAACACAAATCAAAAGCTGTTTGCAGACAACAGTGCAAGCAAACAACATGGCATTTCTCTGTAGCATGACTGTAGCTTATATATTGAGTCTGATATACTTTTAAGTACTAAGTGTTcaagtacatattttttttttgtttttaatttaatgagGCTCCCAGAGAATGCAGCATTTAGAAGACAGTCTCTTCTACATTGCTAAAGGCCTTGTCAGCTGTACTGGCTGTGCCAAGACAGCACAGTCTCTATCCATGACTTTTGTTGTTAGGGTTTAATATTTGAACTTGATGTCATTTGATGGGATACTATGAATGAGTAAAATTGGGGCCATTGTTTATTGGAATAGCATCTTGAATCTTTGGTGCTATATAAGGATGCTATTATATAGATACCATATAAGAGTAATCAAGAAATACAATCCCAACAGTGTATTCCCTAAGCATAGTCATGCAGAGGCCCACTGAAAAGCATCAGTAACAAaattacttaaattaaaaaacaaacaaaacacaactaaAAATGTGGATTCTTGCCAGAGGTTCTTGTTTATAAGCCTCAAATGTATATAGATTCCTTGAGTATCCCTGCCTTTGGGTACAGTGTGAGTAACAGCTAGCTAAGatgaattttgctttgttttagaaaATCTATTTGTCATCTGGTTTGTGGAAGAAAGTCTTGGATGTAAATGCCAGGTTGCCCACAACACAAGACCAGGGACCATGAAGCTCATCGGCTTCCCTCTTTATAGTAGACCCAATCTTCAGCatctctgtcttgttttcttagaccttcctctttctcctttcacCCGATCCTCACTCAAGAAGCACTTTGGTTAAAGATTAACATCCAGGGACTGAGACTGCTGTTACCTCTGCCTTCTCTTCATACAGACTGTCCCATTCACATCTGAAATGCAGTTCAACGCCAGATTAGATAGCCGAGAATAAATATCCATACACTTCTCTGTCTCAGTGTAGAATAAGaagctctctcctcctccacaatAAATGTCATATATAATGGTAACAAACAGTCATGCAAAGCAAAGCTTTTACAAAGCAATACAAAATAGCCTAAATCATCCACATCCCACCCTTCATTTACAGTCTTATCCTGACCCCTCGCATCCCACAGCCCATTCAAATCCACTCACAACTCTGCAATAAAGATCATCAATCTGCCTTTGGCCACCTACTCCTGCCAACGTGAGTGGACCTGACAGCTGAATTGTCAATGAGATGTCGGAGTTACAGATTTGTATCTCTTTACTTTTTGGCTGATTACTCTAAATTGCTGTTTCTACCAAGAAACTGTAAAGCAAACTGGCCAAGCTTGGACAGTGCATTTCCACTGGCTGGTCTACTTCCACCAGCATATGATAGAGTCATACTAGAAGCAACTAACAGCCTTGGAAACTGGTAGGCTTTCACTCTAGTATTAAAGATCCCAGTTTAAGATCCACAACAGGAATTTCTGCTTTTATGTTCCCTGCTTTGGGGATTTA
Encoded here:
- the KCNG3 gene encoding voltage-gated potassium channel regulatory subunit KCNG3; this translates as MNFGRGPPVVLNVGGTRYSFSREVLKDFPLRRVSRLHGCLSEQDVLEVCDDYDRERNEYFFDRHSEAFGFIMLYVRHGHLRFVPHMCELSFYNEMIYWGLEGSHLDYCCQRRLDDRMSETCTYYTAEEPPGEAAGGPEGKGRRPPAAEGGKWLERMRRTFEEPTSSVAAQVLATVSILFVIVSMVVLCASTLPEWRAPENRSVEEQSRIIEAICIGWFTAECIVRFIVSKNKCEFVRRPLNIIDLLAITPYYISVLMTVFTGENSQLQRAGVTLRVLRMMRIFWVIKLARHFIGLQTLGLTLKRCYREMVMLLVFICVAMAIFSALSQLLENGLDLGTKNKDYASIPAACWWVIISMTTVGYGDMCPITVPGRILGGICVVSGIVLLALPITFIYHSFVQCYHELKFRSARYSRSLSAEFLN